From a single Bacteroidia bacterium genomic region:
- the gatB gene encoding Asp-tRNA(Asn)/Glu-tRNA(Gln) amidotransferase subunit GatB, whose translation MPTSEIRAQYQTVIGLEIHVQLLTNSKIFAQEGFSFGSLPNHHVSVITMAHPGALPSINRRCIDHAVKIGLATHCQINRNSFFARKNYFYPDLPKGYQMSQDTDPICTHGFIDIRTESGSQQKIRIGRIHLEEDAGKSLHDQDPHISMIDLNRAGVGLVEIVTEPDLRSAEDAATLLAEIRRLVRFLEISDGNMEEGSLRCDANISVMPVGSETLGTRVEVKNMNSFNHLTRAILYESERQIALIEAGGKVVQETRTWDVNTQKTSPMRQKETADDYRYFPEPDLLPLGLTEEYIEKIRSEIPRLPQELYLEYTESLQIAHNEAMTLTEQKNFADYFEAIRKLTPFEKEASNWLLGPVRAWLNDSGKEIGDFPISTEKLADLIRLVQEDKISNHAARDQVFPIMLVRPEESPLAIAGELNILLESKQDEVENAMIALMNQFPQETTRYRSGKKGLKGFFVGHIMRQFQGKASPREVNDVVERMLG comes from the coding sequence ATGCCGACGTCCGAAATCCGTGCGCAATATCAGACTGTCATTGGGCTTGAGATACATGTGCAACTGCTGACCAATAGCAAGATATTTGCACAGGAGGGTTTTTCCTTTGGTTCTCTCCCCAATCACCATGTCTCCGTAATCACAATGGCACATCCGGGTGCCCTTCCCTCAATCAATCGCCGCTGCATAGACCATGCGGTAAAGATTGGCCTGGCCACGCATTGCCAGATCAACCGCAACAGTTTTTTTGCGCGGAAAAATTATTTTTATCCCGACCTTCCCAAAGGCTATCAGATGTCGCAGGATACAGATCCCATCTGCACACACGGGTTTATCGATATTCGCACAGAATCTGGCTCGCAGCAGAAAATCCGGATCGGCCGTATTCATCTGGAAGAAGACGCGGGCAAATCCCTTCACGATCAGGATCCTCATATTTCGATGATTGACCTCAACCGGGCAGGTGTGGGTTTGGTAGAAATCGTCACAGAGCCTGATCTTCGCTCTGCCGAAGATGCCGCTACCTTACTGGCTGAAATTCGAAGACTGGTTCGTTTCCTCGAAATCAGCGACGGCAATATGGAGGAAGGAAGCCTGCGTTGCGACGCCAATATTTCGGTCATGCCGGTCGGAAGTGAAACCCTGGGCACACGTGTCGAGGTCAAAAATATGAATTCATTTAATCACCTGACACGCGCCATTCTTTATGAAAGCGAGCGACAAATAGCCCTGATTGAAGCAGGTGGAAAAGTCGTGCAGGAAACGCGCACGTGGGATGTCAATACCCAAAAAACCTCGCCCATGCGCCAGAAAGAAACCGCCGATGACTACCGCTATTTTCCGGAACCCGATCTTTTGCCATTGGGACTTACGGAAGAATATATAGAAAAAATCAGAAGTGAAATTCCCCGTCTCCCTCAGGAATTATATCTGGAGTACACGGAATCGCTGCAAATTGCCCACAACGAGGCAATGACGCTTACCGAACAAAAAAACTTTGCCGATTATTTTGAGGCAATCCGCAAGCTGACTCCTTTTGAGAAAGAAGCTTCCAACTGGCTGCTGGGGCCTGTAAGAGCCTGGCTGAATGATTCCGGAAAAGAAATTGGCGATTTCCCCATTTCCACAGAAAAGCTTGCGGATCTGATCCGGCTGGTTCAGGAAGACAAGATCAGCAACCACGCAGCCAGAGACCAGGTCTTCCCGATCATGCTTGTCCGACCTGAAGAATCGCCACTTGCTATTGCCGGCGAACTGAATATATTATTGGAATCGAAGCAGGATGAGGTAGAAAATGCAATGATTGCGTTGATGAATCAGTTTCCACAGGAGACCACCCGCTACCGCTCAGGGAAAAAAGGCCTTAAAGGATTTTTTGTGGGCCATATTATGCGCCAGTTTCAGGGAAAAGCCAGTCCCAGAGAGGTCAATGATGTGGTAGAACGCATGCTTGGATGA
- a CDS encoding FAD-dependent oxidoreductase, translated as MHIVIIGNGIAGISVARHVRKLSQHEVTVISGETDYFWSRTALMYIYMGHMKFEHTQPYEPWFWKKNRINLVKKFVVAISPENKALLFSDGTNMTYDKLVLATGSLSNKYGWPGQELDGVTGMVSKQDLDAIETYSKDLTHAVIVGGGLIGIELAEMFHSRHIPVTFLVREKSFWNIVMPPEESEMINQEIYAQQGIDLRLQTSLKEILPDENGRVRAVVTDKGEEIACQFVGLTAGVSPNISLAKNTEIETARGFLVDDFLQTNMEDIYAVGDCAELRNPLPGRRGLEAVWYTGKLMGPVLAKTLCGQPTVYKQTTWFNSAKFMDMEYQVYGAVGNAIQSGEKHLFWKHPKENKSIRLVYSAEDSKILGFNLMGIRYRQNVCHKWIESGAHIEEVLQNLGAANFDPEFFTQYESEVVNLYNQQNPGRNLQLLRKRSWKNMWASLKA; from the coding sequence ATGCATATTGTCATTATTGGAAATGGAATTGCCGGAATTTCTGTGGCAAGACATGTCCGCAAACTCAGCCAGCATGAGGTAACCGTCATTTCGGGGGAGACGGATTACTTTTGGTCCCGCACAGCGCTCATGTACATCTACATGGGCCATATGAAGTTTGAGCATACCCAACCCTACGAACCCTGGTTTTGGAAAAAAAACCGGATCAACCTTGTCAAAAAATTTGTTGTGGCCATTTCTCCCGAGAATAAAGCCCTTTTGTTTAGCGACGGGACCAACATGACCTACGATAAGCTTGTATTGGCTACCGGCTCCTTGTCCAACAAATATGGCTGGCCCGGGCAGGAGCTCGACGGCGTAACCGGAATGGTAAGCAAGCAGGATCTGGATGCTATCGAAACCTATTCGAAGGACTTAACGCATGCAGTCATCGTCGGGGGCGGACTTATCGGGATCGAACTAGCGGAAATGTTTCACTCACGGCACATTCCGGTGACTTTTCTGGTGAGAGAAAAAAGCTTCTGGAATATAGTCATGCCGCCGGAGGAGTCAGAGATGATTAATCAGGAGATTTATGCTCAGCAAGGAATTGACCTCCGGCTTCAAACGAGTTTGAAGGAAATACTGCCCGATGAAAATGGCAGGGTGAGGGCTGTCGTAACTGATAAAGGCGAGGAGATTGCCTGTCAGTTTGTGGGACTTACCGCGGGCGTTTCCCCAAATATATCTCTGGCGAAAAACACGGAAATCGAAACCGCCCGTGGTTTTCTCGTTGACGATTTTCTCCAGACAAATATGGAGGATATATATGCAGTTGGCGATTGTGCGGAGTTGCGTAATCCATTGCCGGGCAGAAGAGGCCTTGAAGCCGTATGGTACACCGGAAAGCTCATGGGACCAGTGCTCGCAAAAACGCTGTGCGGACAACCTACGGTTTACAAGCAGACTACCTGGTTTAACTCCGCAAAGTTTATGGATATGGAGTATCAGGTCTATGGGGCAGTCGGAAACGCAATCCAGTCAGGAGAAAAACATCTGTTCTGGAAACACCCTAAAGAGAATAAATCCATTCGGCTGGTGTATTCGGCAGAAGATTCAAAGATACTTGGCTTTAATCTTATGGGTATCCGCTACAGGCAGAATGTATGTCATAAGTGGATAGAATCAGGCGCTCATATCGAAGAAGTGCTGCAGAATCTTGGCGCAGCCAATTTTGACCCTGAGTTTTTTACTCAATACGAATCAGAAGTCGTCAATCTTTACAATCAACAAAACCCCGGGCGTAATCTTCAGCTTCTTCGCAAGAGAAGCTGGAAAAATATGTGGGCCTCGTTAAAAGCTTAG
- a CDS encoding group III truncated hemoglobin — MDNRKDITDTADIRLLVDEFYARALADELLGPVFSSRISAEKWPAHKARIYLFWETVLLGVEDPEKRYGGSPFAPHIGLELEAAHFEKWLELFNDTVRKYFEGPKTDETVWRASQMAQLFLYKLTAMKTKGNIPLV; from the coding sequence ATGGATAACAGAAAAGATATTACAGATACAGCAGATATCCGGTTGCTGGTAGATGAATTTTACGCACGGGCACTGGCAGACGAACTGCTGGGGCCCGTATTCAGTTCGCGTATCAGTGCAGAAAAATGGCCCGCACATAAGGCGCGTATTTACTTGTTTTGGGAAACGGTTTTATTGGGCGTGGAGGATCCGGAAAAACGCTATGGAGGCAGCCCGTTTGCCCCACATATTGGTTTGGAGCTGGAAGCAGCACATTTTGAGAAATGGCTTGAATTGTTTAATGATACCGTAAGGAAATACTTCGAAGGTCCCAAAACAGATGAAACCGTATGGCGTGCAAGCCAGATGGCACAATTGTTTTTGTACAAACTCACCGCGATGAAAACCAAAGGAAATATTCCGTTGGTTTGA
- a CDS encoding 4Fe-4S dicluster domain-containing protein, with translation MAIMITEECINCGACEPECPNNAIYEPGVSWKFSDGTGLSGEIQFKGETISADYAHDPISDDVYYITHHKCTECMGFHEEPQCAAVCPVDCCVPDPDHEETEEVLLAKKAWMHI, from the coding sequence ATGGCTATAATGATTACCGAAGAATGCATCAATTGTGGTGCATGTGAACCTGAGTGCCCCAACAATGCTATCTATGAACCAGGCGTTTCCTGGAAGTTTTCAGATGGCACAGGGTTGTCAGGTGAAATCCAGTTTAAAGGGGAAACCATCAGTGCAGATTATGCGCATGACCCTATTTCTGATGATGTTTATTACATCACGCACCACAAATGTACCGAGTGTATGGGCTTCCATGAAGAACCTCAGTGCGCGGCTGTTTGCCCTGTAGACTGCTGCGTGCCCGATCCCGATCACGAAGAGACGGAAGAGGTGCTTCTGGCCAAAAAAGCCTGGATGCATATCTGA
- a CDS encoding sigma-70 family RNA polymerase sigma factor, which translates to MFFRKHRHIKSLSDEELVLEYKESGDTAFVGELFERYTHLVYLVCMKYLKDPMESEDMAMRIFEKLLIDLKKYEVRKFKFWLHTVTKNQCLIWLDKSKRAREKADEYLETEPGFVESKEILSLLDDGDSTEHQLNRLELAMERLNEEQRICVELFYLQQKSYQEVADETGFSMKQVKSYIQNGKRNLKINLSQMTDGESLER; encoded by the coding sequence ATGTTTTTTCGAAAGCACAGACATATTAAATCTCTTTCCGATGAGGAGCTCGTACTCGAATACAAAGAGTCCGGGGATACCGCTTTTGTGGGGGAACTGTTTGAAAGATATACCCATCTCGTCTATCTCGTATGTATGAAATACCTGAAAGACCCAATGGAAAGCGAAGATATGGCCATGCGTATTTTCGAAAAACTGCTGATTGACCTGAAAAAATACGAAGTACGCAAGTTTAAATTCTGGCTCCACACGGTGACCAAAAACCAATGCCTCATCTGGCTTGACAAAAGCAAACGCGCCAGAGAAAAAGCCGATGAATATCTTGAAACCGAACCCGGTTTTGTGGAATCTAAGGAAATTTTGAGTCTTTTGGATGACGGCGATTCTACTGAACATCAGTTGAACCGTTTGGAACTGGCGATGGAACGATTGAATGAAGAACAGCGTATCTGTGTAGAATTGTTTTACCTTCAGCAGAAAAGTTATCAGGAAGTGGCAGATGAAACGGGGTTTTCGATGAAACAAGTCAAAAGTTATATTCAGAACGGAAAGCGAAACCTGAAAATTAACCTTAGCCAAATGACAGACGGCGAATCTCTGGAGAGGTAA
- a CDS encoding caspase family protein, with amino-acid sequence MIVDTLKLIEKIMKLLNTLSFKPLLFLLSLLVLGSHVVEAHLAWVPGDYYGIPDRDKQIAFYDEFENNDSNWDFGSLYLKERIEDSDFYCETLTSHPYTKRRPVAMNHSGNYEIEIRMRFVNVKGSGLSMTGLTFGRDVRGNEYSFMFSPSRSYRVAKFDRGRSQDLVPLSYGKNINRYSYNTLLVRKVSDKWYFFINEELVSEMVASPLFGNEYGFTVGGNMAVEVDYLKVSEIRTVDNMGPQISLIEPSLKNGETGKFSDHQQIIRGRVYDVSGVDGVVINGYNVTINEEGLFAASLSLRPGLTEIQIEAKDKFENISKEKFYMELVEEPRPAFQPPVATNFANQNAGREQNMAMPGKGKNYLLLIGVNEYTYWNRLHNAVKDCSDLSKVLTSYYQFDQANVITLFNEEATRENILETLESLQDVLNKEDNLVIYYAGHGYYDEQASLGYWVPSNARLNKIPDFIGNSTIHDYLRTINSKHTLLIADACYAGSLFANTRGVVDENNRSRWAFTSGDIEKVWDGQPGQNSPFARCLIRILQSNTKSKLRADELIQIVSDLVARNTAQTPKGDALRNVGDDGGVFTFERR; translated from the coding sequence ATGATTGTAGATACGCTCAAACTGATTGAAAAAATCATGAAACTCCTTAACACATTGTCTTTTAAACCACTCTTGTTCTTGTTGTCCTTGCTCGTGTTAGGATCTCATGTCGTTGAGGCTCATCTTGCCTGGGTTCCAGGTGATTATTATGGAATTCCGGACAGAGATAAGCAGATTGCTTTCTATGACGAATTTGAAAATAATGACAGTAACTGGGATTTCGGATCTCTATATCTGAAAGAGCGCATAGAAGACAGCGACTTTTACTGTGAAACACTTACTTCACATCCTTATACGAAACGCCGCCCTGTGGCAATGAATCATTCCGGGAACTATGAGATTGAAATCCGGATGCGTTTTGTAAATGTGAAAGGGTCTGGTTTGAGTATGACTGGCCTCACCTTTGGCCGGGATGTCAGAGGCAATGAATATAGTTTTATGTTTAGCCCCAGCCGCAGTTACCGTGTGGCAAAGTTTGACAGAGGAAGATCGCAGGATCTTGTGCCGCTCAGCTATGGGAAAAATATCAACCGCTATTCTTACAATACACTTCTCGTAAGAAAAGTTTCTGACAAGTGGTATTTCTTTATCAATGAAGAGCTTGTCTCTGAAATGGTTGCCAGTCCACTGTTTGGCAATGAATATGGTTTTACCGTGGGCGGAAATATGGCGGTAGAAGTTGATTATCTTAAAGTTTCTGAAATCCGGACGGTTGACAATATGGGTCCTCAGATTTCCCTGATCGAACCCAGCCTCAAAAATGGAGAAACCGGAAAATTCAGCGACCACCAGCAAATCATCCGTGGCCGTGTTTATGATGTTTCCGGCGTTGATGGCGTCGTTATCAACGGATATAATGTAACCATCAATGAAGAAGGGCTTTTTGCCGCTTCGCTCAGCCTTCGTCCCGGACTTACCGAGATTCAGATTGAGGCAAAAGACAAGTTTGAAAACATCTCAAAAGAGAAGTTTTATATGGAATTGGTGGAGGAGCCAAGGCCTGCTTTTCAGCCGCCTGTTGCTACGAATTTTGCCAATCAGAACGCAGGCCGGGAGCAGAATATGGCGATGCCCGGTAAAGGGAAAAATTATCTTCTGCTCATTGGGGTCAACGAATATACCTACTGGAATCGTCTCCACAATGCAGTGAAAGATTGCAGCGATCTCTCCAAAGTGCTTACTTCCTATTATCAGTTTGACCAGGCCAATGTCATTACGCTCTTCAATGAAGAAGCTACCCGCGAAAATATCCTCGAAACCCTGGAATCTCTTCAGGATGTACTCAATAAAGAAGATAATCTCGTCATTTATTATGCAGGTCATGGTTATTATGATGAGCAGGCCTCTCTCGGATATTGGGTACCTTCAAATGCCCGACTCAACAAAATTCCCGACTTTATCGGCAACTCTACCATTCACGATTATCTGCGCACCATCAACAGTAAACATACCCTGCTGATAGCAGATGCTTGTTATGCCGGATCACTATTTGCCAATACCCGCGGGGTGGTAGATGAAAATAACCGCTCCCGCTGGGCGTTTACTTCCGGTGATATAGAAAAAGTATGGGATGGGCAGCCCGGTCAAAATAGTCCATTCGCCCGCTGCCTGATCCGTATTCTTCAGTCCAATACAAAATCAAAACTGCGTGCAGATGAACTGATCCAGATTGTAAGTGATCTGGTAGCAAGAAATACTGCTCAGACTCCCAAAGGCGATGCCCTCCGTAACGTGGGTGATGATGGGGGAGTATTTACTTTCGAAAGAAGATAA
- a CDS encoding DUF547 domain-containing protein codes for MNNVFLGFFPMVTFLCISLLSCHNYKKTPAGKNDAPAINHSIWNELLAENVDSVGIVNYEGFIQKQSRLEEYLDLLSHHPPSPQWSEAEKLAYWINAYNAFTVKVIIDNYRPRSIRDLNTIPGVATIWHKEFFTIGGEPASLDQIEHSILRREFDEPRIHFAINCASKSCPVLRNEAYTPQKLESQLTSQAQRFLREPLRNQITAEEVKLSPIFSWFKEDFIRHSTLIEYLNQYAPIQIQDDANISYLDYDWSLNDQP; via the coding sequence ATGAATAATGTTTTTTTAGGGTTTTTCCCGATGGTTACTTTCCTGTGTATTTCCCTGCTCTCCTGCCATAATTATAAAAAAACACCGGCAGGCAAAAATGATGCTCCGGCCATAAATCATTCTATTTGGAATGAATTGCTGGCTGAGAATGTGGACAGTGTGGGTATTGTCAATTATGAAGGATTTATTCAAAAACAGTCCCGGCTGGAAGAGTACCTGGACCTGCTCAGCCATCATCCTCCCTCACCTCAATGGTCTGAAGCAGAAAAACTCGCCTACTGGATCAATGCCTATAATGCTTTTACCGTCAAAGTGATTATTGACAATTACCGGCCCCGCAGTATCCGTGATCTGAATACGATACCGGGAGTTGCAACCATCTGGCATAAAGAATTTTTTACCATAGGCGGCGAACCCGCCAGTCTGGATCAGATCGAACATTCTATCCTGAGGCGGGAGTTTGACGAGCCAAGAATTCACTTCGCGATCAATTGTGCATCAAAATCCTGCCCGGTATTGCGTAATGAGGCTTATACACCCCAAAAACTGGAGTCACAACTTACTTCTCAGGCACAGCGATTTCTCCGCGAGCCGCTAAGAAACCAGATTACCGCAGAAGAAGTTAAATTATCGCCAATTTTTTCATGGTTTAAAGAAGATTTTATCCGACATAGTACATTAATTGAATATCTGAATCAGTACGCCCCAATACAGATTCAGGACGATGCGAATATATCGTATCTTGATTACGACTGGTCTCTCAACGATCAACCCTGA
- a CDS encoding DUF368 domain-containing protein, protein MKQALILFLKGLGMGAANVIPGVSGGTIALITGIYETFIDALKSFDLTAIKLLFQFKFKAFWEHINGSFLSAVLAGVAVSIFSLARLLEYLLDKQEVPTMGFFFGLIIVSVYSVGRTIEKWSPATIVSLVIGTGIAVGIALLAPASENPAMFYVFLCGIVAVCSMILPGISGSFVLLIMGNYALVLSAIGRFDLGILIPLGIGCVFGLVAFSHLLSWVFKSYRDETIGMMTGFVLGSLLVIWPWKVTLTQTIERVGKDPKVAVTGFEWHMPDFGNPQTFWTIGFIVLGGLVIWGLEKMSSGKTEA, encoded by the coding sequence ATGAAACAAGCCCTGATCCTGTTTCTCAAGGGCCTTGGGATGGGCGCCGCGAATGTTATTCCCGGCGTTTCCGGAGGCACAATTGCTCTTATCACGGGTATATATGAGACTTTTATCGATGCCCTGAAATCATTTGATCTGACTGCGATAAAACTTTTATTTCAGTTTAAATTCAAAGCGTTTTGGGAACATATCAACGGTTCTTTTCTGTCCGCAGTACTTGCCGGCGTTGCCGTCAGTATTTTCAGCCTGGCCAGGCTGCTGGAATACCTGCTTGACAAGCAGGAAGTCCCCACCATGGGCTTTTTCTTTGGACTTATTATCGTTTCTGTTTACTCAGTAGGCAGAACCATAGAAAAATGGTCTCCAGCTACCATTGTTTCTCTTGTCATCGGCACGGGCATTGCCGTGGGTATTGCGCTCCTCGCCCCTGCCAGTGAAAACCCGGCGATGTTTTATGTTTTTCTCTGCGGAATTGTTGCGGTATGCAGTATGATTCTGCCAGGGATTTCGGGTTCGTTTGTCCTTCTGATCATGGGTAATTATGCTCTCGTACTAAGCGCCATTGGCAGATTTGACCTGGGAATATTGATTCCCCTTGGCATTGGATGTGTATTCGGACTTGTCGCCTTTTCGCACCTCCTTTCATGGGTCTTTAAAAGTTATCGCGACGAGACGATTGGCATGATGACGGGGTTTGTGCTGGGCTCCCTCCTGGTAATTTGGCCATGGAAAGTCACCCTCACCCAAACGATTGAAAGAGTCGGTAAAGACCCCAAAGTTGCTGTAACCGGCTTCGAATGGCATATGCCGGATTTTGGAAATCCTCAGACTTTCTGGACAATCGGGTTTATCGTCCTGGGGGGCCTGGTAATATGGGGACTGGAAAAAATGTCTTCCGGCAAAACAGAAGCATAA
- a CDS encoding 4Fe-4S binding protein — MKYLQKAGLGIFIAALLTFVSLLLLSKYEVTDAGLETLSGKLKDSHREILLEELQQLKGREFSSKFTFLGAASAVIDLTNDRVRKQYGLPEETIEQFVQTAVGGDDRNLSVSQDSYDQAIALVKEDMRETVVAYSNWLVGQSAGNEDELKQKVRDGINGAINGYAGNFLISDYDAQDYLFAMAKTMAKGAYWENPFVFFFFIVVIGTIGALFWIFPAFFDGMPGIKHNGIYHSSATSRGIVGILAGAFLIGFYILLYFKHAYIAEWVSLADPVSGLLRKGAPADRWFMYGFLYTVAIIVMGIRMFTKYRHSKYHIVRTASVMFFQIAFAFLIPQVLHNLNLPEQDLKNMWPLDYSFFFDYRLTTFSATQAGIWMMVWGIILFVIGVPVITYFFGKRWYCSWVCGCGGLAETLGDPYRQLSSKKLSSWQIERYLIHGVLVFSVVMTGLVLYTYFTGQSTILGLNSYSVRGLYGFAIGSVFAGIIGTGFYPLLGNRAWCRFGCPLAAYLGIVQRFKSRFRITTNGGQCISCGNCSTYCEMGIDVRAYAQKGQNIVRSSCVGCGVCAAVCPRGVLALENGTNDDSSRMSEVLF, encoded by the coding sequence ATGAAATACTTACAAAAAGCCGGTTTAGGCATATTTATAGCCGCTTTGCTGACATTTGTCTCTTTACTTTTGCTCAGCAAGTACGAGGTCACCGATGCAGGCCTGGAGACACTGTCAGGCAAACTGAAAGACTCGCACAGAGAAATTCTGCTGGAAGAATTACAGCAATTGAAAGGCCGTGAATTCAGTTCCAAATTTACTTTTCTGGGAGCTGCCAGTGCAGTGATTGACCTGACCAATGATCGGGTCCGGAAACAGTATGGACTGCCGGAAGAAACCATCGAGCAATTTGTACAGACAGCAGTAGGCGGCGATGACAGAAATCTCTCCGTTTCGCAGGACTCTTATGACCAGGCCATTGCTTTGGTGAAGGAAGACATGCGGGAAACCGTCGTTGCTTATTCAAACTGGCTGGTCGGGCAGTCTGCCGGCAATGAAGACGAGCTGAAACAGAAAGTCCGTGATGGCATCAATGGTGCAATCAATGGCTACGCCGGCAATTTTCTCATCTCCGACTACGATGCCCAGGATTACCTCTTTGCCATGGCAAAGACTATGGCGAAAGGAGCATATTGGGAAAACCCGTTTGTTTTTTTCTTTTTTATCGTGGTCATAGGCACGATAGGGGCTTTGTTCTGGATATTTCCCGCCTTTTTTGACGGGATGCCGGGTATTAAACACAATGGCATCTACCACAGCTCGGCGACTTCGCGGGGGATTGTCGGCATTTTGGCGGGTGCCTTTCTGATCGGGTTTTACATTCTTCTTTATTTCAAACACGCCTATATCGCCGAATGGGTTTCCCTCGCCGATCCTGTTTCCGGTTTGCTCCGCAAAGGTGCCCCGGCAGACCGGTGGTTTATGTATGGCTTCCTGTACACGGTCGCGATTATTGTGATGGGTATCAGGATGTTTACCAAATATCGGCACAGCAAATATCATATCGTGCGGACCGCATCGGTCATGTTTTTCCAGATAGCTTTTGCCTTTCTCATTCCACAGGTATTGCACAATCTCAATCTTCCTGAGCAGGATTTGAAGAATATGTGGCCGTTGGACTATTCGTTTTTCTTTGATTATCGGCTGACAACTTTTTCGGCCACACAAGCCGGTATATGGATGATGGTCTGGGGAATTATCCTGTTTGTCATAGGAGTACCTGTAATCACTTATTTTTTCGGCAAAAGATGGTATTGTTCATGGGTATGTGGCTGTGGAGGGCTGGCAGAAACATTGGGAGACCCTTACCGCCAGCTTTCGAGCAAAAAACTATCCTCATGGCAGATCGAAAGGTATCTGATACATGGCGTACTTGTATTTTCGGTGGTTATGACCGGGCTGGTGTTGTACACCTATTTTACCGGGCAGTCAACCATTTTGGGGTTAAACAGCTATTCGGTCAGAGGTTTGTACGGATTTGCCATTGGCTCTGTGTTTGCCGGGATTATCGGAACCGGTTTTTATCCATTGCTGGGCAACCGGGCCTGGTGCCGTTTTGGTTGTCCACTGGCAGCATACCTGGGCATTGTGCAGCGGTTTAAGTCCCGGTTTCGCATCACAACCAATGGCGGTCAGTGTATATCATGCGGTAATTGTTCGACCTATTGTGAGATGGGGATAGATGTCCGGGCTTATGCACAGAAGGGGCAGAATATTGTTCGTTCTTCCTGCGTAGGTTGTGGCGTTTGCGCGGCAGTTTGCCCAAGAGGTGTACTTGCACTGGAAAATGGCACCAATGACGATAGCAGTCGTATGAGTGAAGTGTTGTTTTAA
- the frr gene encoding ribosome recycling factor: MDPSLSEVIKHMEVLMIKSIDYLKTELHSIRAGKASPAMIDSVTVEYYGTPTPVNQVGTVSVIDSHTLSVVPWERKMIPAIERAIRDANLGFNPMSDGEMVRIPIPRLTEDRRKDLVKQAKAEGEKARVAIRKHRHDVIGTLKQMQKDGTSEDAIKTAESKVEEGTKDFMRKVDEVLKVKEDEIMTV; the protein is encoded by the coding sequence ATGGACCCGAGTCTGTCAGAGGTAATTAAACACATGGAAGTGCTGATGATCAAATCTATTGATTATCTAAAAACCGAGTTACATTCCATCCGGGCGGGAAAAGCAAGCCCGGCTATGATTGATAGTGTTACGGTCGAATATTACGGAACTCCTACCCCTGTCAATCAGGTAGGTACAGTTTCCGTAATAGATTCACATACCCTTTCAGTGGTTCCGTGGGAACGAAAAATGATCCCCGCCATTGAACGCGCAATCAGAGATGCAAACCTGGGTTTTAATCCTATGAGTGACGGTGAGATGGTTCGTATTCCGATTCCCCGTCTTACGGAAGACCGGAGAAAAGATTTGGTCAAACAGGCCAAGGCGGAAGGTGAAAAGGCGCGGGTTGCCATTCGCAAACACCGCCATGATGTGATCGGCACGTTAAAACAAATGCAAAAAGATGGAACCTCCGAAGATGCCATCAAAACTGCGGAGTCAAAAGTAGAGGAGGGCACTAAGGATTTTATGCGTAAAGTCGATGAGGTCCTCAAGGTAAAGGAGGACGAAATCATGACTGTATAA